Proteins encoded in a region of the Quercus lobata isolate SW786 chromosome 8, ValleyOak3.0 Primary Assembly, whole genome shotgun sequence genome:
- the LOC115955502 gene encoding plant intracellular Ras-group-related LRR protein 6, which translates to MDRLLKAARTSGSLNLSNRSLRDVPNEVYQSLDAVGKDENWWEAVELQKLILAHNNIESLKEDLRNLPQLTVLNVSHNKLSDLPAAIGELPMLKSLDVSFNSILKIPEEIGSATSLVKFDCSCNRLKELPSSIGQCVELSDLKASKNVIVGLPEDLVNCSKLTKLDVEGNKLTMLSENLIASWTMLTEFNASKNLLSSIPENIGNLSHLIRFDLHQNKISSIPPSIMGCSSLVEFYMGNNSLSSLPTEIGVLSRLGNLDLHSNQLKEYPVEACKLHLSVLDLLNNSLTGLPPEMGNMTTLRKLLLTGNPLRTLRSSLVSGPTPALLKYLRSRLSEGEDSEITTPTKEDVITRAARLSITSKELSLEGLSLSAVPSEVWESGEIIKVDLSRNAIQELPVELSSCISLQTLILSRNKIKDWPGAILKSLPNLLCLKLDNNPLRQIPSDGFQAVSRIQVLDLSGNASSLPEHPAFSSMSHLQELYLRRMQLHEVPSDIFNLQQLRILDLSQNSLQSISVEFQRLISLSELGLSDNNISVLPPELGLLEPSLQALRLDGNPMRSIRRTILDRGTKAVLNYLKDKIPQ; encoded by the exons ATGGATCGGCTGCTAAAAGCTGCACGAACGTCCGGCTCTCTCAACCTATCAAATCGCTCCCTCAG GGATGTGCCAAATGAGGTCTACCAAAGTTTGGATGCCGTTGGAAAGGATGAAAATTGGTGGGAG GCTGTGGAGCTACAAAAGCTCATTTTGGCTCATAATAATATTGAGTCATTGAAAGAAGATCTTAGGAATTTACCTCAACTTACTGTATTGAATGTCAGCCACAATAAACTTTCCGACCTTCCAGCTGCAATAGGAGA GCTTCCTATGCTAAAATCATTAGATGTGTCCTTTAACTCAATACTAAAAATACCTGAGGAAATTGGATCGGCAACTTCTCTTGTCAa GTTTGATTGTTCTTGCAATCGGCTTAAGGAACTTCCAAGCTCCATTGGACAGTGCGTAGAATTATCAGATTTGAAG GCATCAAAAAATGTTATCGTTGGCTTGCCAGAAGATCTAGTAAACTGTTCAAAGTTGACAAAACTAGATGTGGAG GGAAACAAGCTAACTATGCTTTCAGAGAATTTGATTGCATCATGGACAATGCTTACTGAATTCAATGCAT CAAAAAATTTGTTGAGCAGTATACCAGAGAACATTGGGAATCTTTCACATCTCATTCGTTTTGATCTTCATCAGAACA AAATTTCTTCAATCCCACCATCAATAATGGGATGCTCTTCTCTTGTGGAGTTCTATATGGG GAATAACTCACTGTCTTCATTACCAACAGAGATTGGGGTGCTTTCACGTTTAGGGAATTTAGATCTTCACTCAAATCAG TTGAAGGAATATCCTGTAGAGGCATGCAAATTGCATCTTTCGGTTCTGGATCTTTTAAATAATTCATTGACTGGATTGCCCCCAGAAATGG gcaATATGACTACCCTGCGAAAACTTTTGCTTACTGGAAATCCTTTGCGAACTCTTCGAAG TTCATTGGTTTCTGGACCAACACCTGCTTTACTGAAGTATCTTCGAAGTCGACTTTCTGAGGGTGAAG ACTCTGAAATTACAACACCAACAAAAGAAGATGTAATTACCAGGGCAGCTCGATTGTCTATCACTTCAAAG GAACTTTCTTTGGAAGGGCTTAGTTTGAGTGCTGTTCCGTCAGAAGTATGGGAATCGGGTGAGATCATAAAAGTTGATCTTTCTAGGAACGCCATTCAAGAGCTTCCAGTTGAGCTTTCCTCATGTATTTCACTCCAG ACTTTGATTTTATCCAGGAACAAGATTAAAGACTGGCCAGGTGCAATTTTAAAGTCACTTCCTAATCTTTTGTGTTTGAAGTTGGACAATAATCCACTCAGACAG ATTCCATCTGATGGATTTCAAGCAGTCTCTAGGATTCAGGTTCTGGATCTAAGTGGTAATGCATCTTCATTACCAGAGCATCCAGCATTTTCAAGCATGTCTCATTTGCAAGAGCTTTACCTGAG AAGAATGCAGCTGCACGAAGTTCCCTCAGATATATTTAACTTACAGCAATTGCGGATCCTTGACCTGAGCCAAAATTCCCTTCAATCGATTTCAGTG GAGTTCCAACGTCTTATTTCACTCTCTGAGCTTGGCCTATCTGACAACAACATCTCAGTACTTCCCCCAGAGCTG GGTTTGCTTGAACCGAGCCTACAGGCTTTAAGACTTGACGGAAATCCAATGAGAAG TATCCGGAGGACAATTTTAGACAGAGGAACCAAAGCTGTTCTGAATTATTTGAAGGACAAAATTCCACAGTAG